The following are encoded in a window of Rhodothermales bacterium genomic DNA:
- the pglX gene encoding BREX-1 system adenine-specific DNA-methyltransferase PglX, translating to MEKETRNRIQRATQAARRLLEHDYAEQLEGVFDIRLTGTIPAEAPAHLTAAQCILRAKMVAAIDHHRAAGMKPAEAVEAYRRETVFTTLNRFVALKMMEARELVQECVSQGEQSAGFREFAGLAPGLAQQPDHGYRLYLEAVFDELSTHIRVLFDRTDATALLWPRRAALETLLATLNADDLAEVWTQDETIGWIYQYYNDDAERKQMRAESAAPRNSRELAVRNQFFTPRYVVEFLTDNTLGRIWYEMRQGHTALKERCRYLVRRPTEIFLQPDEAAPELLEQDGLSQEELLRQPVYIPHRPLKDPREIRLLDPACGSMHFGLYAFDLYLTIYEEAWDLATDADTATTSESFTPFVVFAASFPDKAAFLREVPRLIVEHNIHGIDIDPRAVQIANLSLWLRTQRAWNALSVRPAERPSVARSNIVCAEPMPGEKELLREFVEQQFPAGERPAFNFLLETIFDHMMLAGEAGSLLRIEEEIRTAIADAKRLWEQGSRAEQGSLFDEPGVKAVKGEQPVNLSGITDEQFWERAEQRMYDALEAYAGQAENGGGFQRRLFAEDAAQGFAFIDICRKRYDVVVMNPPFGESVGTTATYLNAQFPSSKHDFAIMMVERWILKLSNVGALGAITTRTPLFNSSSQDWRKNVLDDGGFLYFSLDLGGGVLDAMVETAAYIVNRDVSHRKNLFLRLTSVPVHQKDQAVNSCIGAIAAGHSISELFIRSSDDFRNLPNSPLAYWLPPSLSTAFKRFPPLCDSGAEAWVGLQTSNDDRFLRLWWEVSVTESWRPFSKGGEASPYFADIHLLVSWSGSGREMKAYHNYLDEIGKSTPGNGPRREFPFYFEPGLTWVYRTERFHVQPLPAGCITSTRGPGLYSQKRTLFLLAFLNSNVVDVLIKVLLGRYAHPQFDIGDVNAIPLPTQSDIKLDEIGLQAWRIRHGCASTIEEYRGFDANFIPLLYHGETIESKFAKLSASRNEALSILSQIQNDIDRASAELIGVSEQDREALRSLSIEWENYGITKENKNKYAQQLVSYNVGCAFGRWDIRYATGERPAPELPDPFAPLPVCPPGMLQGDDGLPLSPEAGRRLRAEGRYPLDVAWEGILVDDPEHPLDLERRVRDALAVIWGDRVEAIEREACEILGVASLREWFRKPAAFFADHLKRYSKSRRQAPIYWPLSSASGSYTVWLYYHRFSADTLYRALDVVNEKVAFEERKLAGLASGAAGGSSAGQRKTLTDQEALVTELRAFQAELAGVAPLWNPNLNDGVILNYGPLWRMIGHTPWQKSVKEKWDDLVAGKYDWAHLALHLWPERVVPKCAEDRSLTIAHGLEEVFWVEGKDGKWSARPAPTRPVEELVRDRTSPAVKAALEGLLNAPAPAGNGRGPRKRK from the coding sequence ATGGAAAAAGAAACCCGCAACCGCATCCAGCGCGCCACCCAGGCCGCCCGCCGGCTCCTGGAGCACGACTACGCCGAGCAGCTCGAGGGCGTGTTCGACATCCGCCTCACCGGCACCATCCCCGCCGAGGCGCCGGCCCACCTCACCGCCGCGCAGTGCATTCTCCGGGCGAAGATGGTGGCGGCGATCGACCACCACCGCGCCGCCGGCATGAAACCCGCCGAGGCCGTGGAGGCCTACCGCCGCGAAACGGTATTCACGACGCTCAACCGGTTTGTGGCCCTGAAGATGATGGAGGCCCGCGAGCTGGTGCAGGAATGTGTCTCCCAGGGCGAACAATCCGCCGGCTTCCGCGAGTTCGCCGGCCTGGCCCCGGGCCTCGCGCAGCAGCCCGACCACGGCTACCGCCTCTACCTGGAGGCCGTGTTCGACGAACTCTCCACCCACATCCGGGTGTTGTTCGACCGCACCGACGCCACCGCCCTCCTCTGGCCCCGCCGCGCGGCCCTGGAAACCCTCCTCGCCACCCTCAACGCCGACGACCTGGCGGAGGTGTGGACCCAGGACGAGACGATCGGCTGGATCTACCAGTATTACAACGACGACGCCGAACGCAAACAGATGCGCGCCGAGTCCGCCGCGCCGCGCAACAGCCGCGAGCTGGCCGTACGTAACCAGTTTTTTACGCCGCGGTACGTGGTGGAATTTTTGACGGACAATACGCTGGGGCGGATATGGTATGAGATGCGGCAGGGGCACACGGCCTTAAAGGAGCGCTGCCGCTACCTGGTGCGCCGGCCCACGGAGATTTTCCTCCAACCCGACGAAGCGGCGCCCGAACTACTGGAACAGGACGGATTGTCTCAGGAAGAACTCCTCCGGCAACCCGTGTACATCCCCCACCGCCCGCTCAAGGACCCCCGCGAAATCCGCCTGCTCGATCCCGCGTGCGGCTCGATGCACTTCGGGTTGTATGCGTTTGACCTGTACCTGACGATCTACGAAGAAGCCTGGGACCTGGCAACCGACGCGGACACCGCGACAACCAGTGAATCCTTTACGCCTTTTGTCGTCTTTGCGGCTTCGTTTCCGGACAAGGCCGCGTTCCTCCGTGAGGTACCGCGCCTCATTGTGGAGCACAACATCCACGGCATCGACATCGACCCGCGTGCCGTGCAGATCGCCAACCTGAGCCTGTGGCTGCGTACCCAGCGCGCCTGGAATGCACTGTCTGTTCGCCCGGCGGAACGCCCCAGTGTGGCCCGCTCCAACATTGTCTGTGCCGAGCCCATGCCCGGCGAAAAGGAACTGCTTCGCGAATTCGTCGAGCAGCAGTTCCCCGCCGGCGAGCGACCTGCTTTTAACTTCCTGTTGGAAACGATTTTCGACCACATGATGCTCGCGGGCGAAGCGGGTTCGCTCCTCCGCATCGAGGAGGAAATCCGCACGGCCATTGCCGACGCGAAGCGGCTCTGGGAACAAGGATCCCGGGCCGAACAGGGGTCGCTTTTTGACGAACCAGGTGTTAAGGCGGTCAAGGGCGAACAGCCCGTCAACCTCTCCGGTATCACCGATGAACAGTTCTGGGAGCGGGCAGAGCAACGAATGTACGACGCACTCGAAGCCTACGCCGGGCAGGCCGAAAATGGGGGTGGATTCCAGCGCCGCCTCTTTGCGGAAGATGCTGCGCAGGGCTTCGCCTTCATTGACATCTGCCGCAAGCGCTACGATGTAGTGGTGATGAATCCCCCCTTCGGGGAATCAGTTGGAACGACCGCAACATACCTCAATGCTCAGTTTCCATCATCAAAGCATGATTTCGCGATCATGATGGTAGAGAGATGGATTCTCAAACTCAGCAATGTGGGTGCCTTAGGGGCAATTACGACTCGTACCCCACTTTTCAATTCATCATCGCAAGATTGGCGTAAGAATGTATTGGATGATGGAGGCTTTCTATATTTCAGCCTGGATCTGGGAGGTGGCGTTCTTGACGCCATGGTAGAGACCGCAGCGTATATAGTTAATAGGGATGTTAGCCATCGGAAAAATCTATTTCTGCGTTTGACGTCTGTTCCTGTTCATCAAAAGGACCAAGCTGTCAACTCCTGCATTGGTGCGATTGCTGCTGGACATTCCATTTCTGAACTCTTCATCAGGAGCTCGGACGACTTCAGAAACTTGCCTAACTCTCCACTCGCATATTGGCTGCCGCCTTCATTGAGTACGGCATTCAAGAGATTCCCCCCGCTTTGTGACAGTGGTGCCGAAGCTTGGGTTGGATTACAGACATCAAATGATGATCGCTTCCTTCGCTTGTGGTGGGAAGTTAGCGTTACCGAGAGCTGGCGACCATTTTCGAAGGGAGGGGAAGCAAGTCCCTACTTTGCAGACATACATTTATTGGTCAGTTGGAGTGGCTCCGGGAGAGAGATGAAAGCATACCACAATTACTTAGATGAGATAGGGAAAAGTACTCCTGGGAACGGCCCAAGGCGGGAATTCCCTTTCTACTTTGAGCCAGGACTCACTTGGGTATATCGCACAGAGCGATTTCATGTACAGCCTCTCCCTGCGGGTTGCATTACGAGTACCCGTGGACCGGGACTTTATTCTCAGAAACGGACACTATTTCTACTCGCTTTCCTAAACTCGAACGTGGTTGATGTACTAATAAAGGTGCTTCTAGGGAGATATGCCCATCCACAATTTGATATCGGAGATGTAAATGCCATACCGCTACCAACTCAGTCTGATATTAAACTCGATGAGATTGGTCTCCAAGCCTGGCGGATTCGCCATGGATGTGCTTCTACGATTGAGGAATATCGAGGGTTTGACGCCAATTTTATCCCTCTATTATATCATGGCGAGACAATCGAAAGTAAATTCGCCAAGTTGAGTGCCAGTCGAAACGAAGCTTTATCTATACTTTCACAGATCCAAAATGATATCGATCGTGCATCCGCCGAACTGATAGGCGTGTCAGAACAGGATAGAGAAGCACTACGTAGCTTGTCTATTGAATGGGAGAACTATGGTATCACCAAAGAGAACAAGAATAAGTACGCACAGCAATTGGTTTCATACAACGTGGGGTGTGCTTTTGGCCGCTGGGACATCCGGTATGCCACGGGCGAGCGGCCGGCGCCGGAGTTGCCAGACCCGTTTGCCCCACTCCCCGTCTGCCCGCCCGGAATGCTCCAGGGCGACGACGGCCTGCCGCTTTCGCCCGAAGCGGGTCGCCGGCTGCGGGCCGAGGGCCGGTACCCACTTGATGTAGCCTGGGAGGGCATCCTCGTGGACGACCCGGAGCATCCGCTCGATTTAGAGCGACGCGTCCGGGATGCCCTGGCTGTTATCTGGGGCGATCGGGTGGAAGCCATCGAGCGGGAAGCCTGCGAGATACTGGGCGTGGCCTCCCTGCGCGAGTGGTTTCGCAAGCCCGCCGCGTTTTTCGCCGATCATTTAAAGCGCTACTCCAAGAGCCGGCGGCAGGCGCCCATTTACTGGCCGCTGTCGAGCGCGAGTGGCTCCTACACCGTCTGGCTCTATTACCACCGTTTCAGCGCGGATACCCTGTATCGGGCGCTGGATGTGGTGAACGAAAAAGTCGCGTTCGAGGAACGCAAACTGGCCGGCCTCGCCAGTGGAGCCGCGGGTGGATCGTCCGCCGGGCAACGCAAGACCCTGACCGACCAGGAAGCACTGGTTACCGAGCTGCGGGCGTTCCAGGCAGAGCTCGCCGGGGTGGCGCCCCTCTGGAATCCGAATCTGAACGATGGCGTGATCCTCAACTACGGTCCGCTGTGGCGCATGATCGGCCACACCCCCTGGCAAAAGTCGGTCAAAGAGAAATGGGACGACCTCGTCGCCGGCAAATACGACTGGGCCCACCTCGCCCTGCACCTCTGGCCCGAGCGGGTGGTGCCGAAGTGCGCGGAAGATCGTAGTTTAACCATTGCCCACGGGCTGGAGGAGGTGTTCTGGGTGGAGGGGAAAGACGGCAAGTGGTCCGCCCGCCCCGCGCCCACCCGTCCCGTGGAGGAGCTGGTGCGGGATCGGACGTCGCCGGCGGTGAAGGCCGCGCTGGAGGGTTTGCTGAATGCGCCGGCGCCGGCCGGCAATGGCCGCGGCCCGCGTAAACGGAAGTGA
- the brxC gene encoding BREX system P-loop protein BrxC, producing the protein MHELKIERLFANDIHRRIEEVIKVDQSDEQIIFDEIGEYVVTDAIRWHLHEIINTYWETKNKPHEGVGIWVSGFFGSGKSSFAKMLGLALENRAILGQGAAELIARRTGDKRIEVLLKNIQEYIPTEAVVFDVSTDRGIRSGSQSITEIMYRQLLQRLGYAKDLDLAELEITLEGDGRLNAFVEHFQKTYGKDWNYRKNQFAMALQEASRVMHDLDPDTFVTPNSWVASAKGKSDISPGLLAERCLLLLERRRPGHNLVFVIDEVGQFVSRDVQKMLDLQGVVQSLGRVGRGKLWLIVTSQEKLSELVGGLDGSRVELARLMDRFPLQVHLEPSDISEVTSKRVLSKNADAEATLRKLFNDNKGRLTDTTRLTADVRQPELSTEQFIDLYPLLPYQVGLVIDVVSGLRLQGGASKHVGGANRTIIKLAQQLLIHESVNLAGAAVGRLARIDQMYDLVSGNISSELRGKIDVMGAKVDHPMAKSVAKAICLLQYVKSIHRTPENLAATLHPAVDAGSQLPEVKRALEALERAHMVRRGEDGYRIPSPAEDDWEQQRAAIQPKTGDVFQLYQETIDSLWKPQPGHTLHGAKVFKAGLFINGRLVTEGDIPVHLSLVQNAREVDTEAEALRARSRAETKQVFWAVALDDGIDREAAEVVRSREILARKERNARTKDETALVQEETIRRRRHESELRRLLKTALLTGQVFFRGNDRSPDDRAEEVPRAASRILEQVLPDVYNRFEEAAALVKPNDLLALMKQDSLRGLPPVFAELKLLRDRNGVPVFETESGPLAEVLAQIENRESYGNAATGSQLAEYFDREPFGWAFDTVRLFTITLLRADKIEAISKGQVIDSALSVQANATFNNNNLFKQASFQLKRGVEFEQLVEAVAAFETVFGQRIAEINQGLIARGLRDAATRHEADLDGVHRSMVQHGLPGADVLAEALEKLRSIRTGNEEQAIKVFNGTHAGLKEAIKRGAELAQALDTHGLNIVRRARETQRLCWPFLSQEDDLEPALHDHAGQLDDLLRRETFFRELPPIDHHASALAAAFKHRYDAAVTQRDAAYTAALQTLRETPGWETLDEAQQRRIAGPLERFTGPPDDQPPIPQLRADIDACPGRLDNAIRELRTLVDGNRIASVSARAYFSGGIETEEQLDAALQGLRDECASLIGAGKKVLVQ; encoded by the coding sequence ATGCATGAACTTAAAATCGAGCGCCTCTTCGCGAACGATATCCATCGGCGCATCGAAGAAGTGATCAAAGTCGACCAGAGCGACGAGCAGATCATTTTTGACGAGATCGGCGAATACGTCGTGACGGACGCGATCCGCTGGCATCTCCATGAAATCATCAACACCTACTGGGAAACCAAGAACAAACCCCACGAAGGCGTTGGAATCTGGGTGTCTGGATTTTTCGGGTCGGGTAAGTCGAGCTTCGCCAAGATGCTGGGGCTGGCGCTGGAAAACCGGGCCATCCTCGGCCAGGGCGCGGCAGAGCTGATCGCGAGGCGGACGGGCGATAAACGGATCGAGGTGCTGCTCAAAAACATCCAGGAGTACATTCCGACCGAGGCGGTCGTGTTCGATGTCTCGACGGACCGCGGCATCCGGAGCGGCAGCCAGTCCATCACGGAGATCATGTACCGACAGCTGCTCCAACGGCTCGGGTATGCAAAGGACCTGGATCTTGCCGAGCTTGAAATCACCCTCGAAGGAGATGGTCGGCTCAATGCTTTCGTGGAACACTTCCAGAAGACCTACGGCAAAGACTGGAACTACAGGAAGAACCAGTTTGCCATGGCCCTTCAGGAGGCGAGTCGGGTGATGCACGACCTGGACCCAGATACGTTTGTGACCCCCAATAGCTGGGTAGCTTCTGCCAAAGGTAAATCCGACATCAGCCCCGGCCTCCTCGCCGAACGCTGCCTCCTGCTCCTCGAACGCCGCCGGCCCGGACACAACCTGGTGTTTGTCATCGACGAAGTGGGCCAGTTCGTATCGCGCGACGTGCAGAAAATGCTCGACCTCCAGGGCGTGGTGCAGAGCCTGGGACGCGTGGGCCGGGGCAAGCTCTGGCTCATCGTTACGTCGCAGGAGAAACTCAGCGAACTGGTGGGCGGGCTCGATGGATCGCGGGTGGAGCTGGCCCGGCTCATGGACCGCTTCCCGCTGCAGGTCCACCTGGAGCCCTCGGACATTTCGGAAGTGACCAGCAAACGCGTACTCTCCAAAAATGCCGATGCCGAGGCCACCCTCCGCAAGCTCTTCAACGACAACAAAGGCCGGCTCACCGACACGACGCGTCTGACCGCCGATGTGCGCCAACCCGAACTCTCCACCGAGCAGTTTATCGACCTGTATCCGCTGCTTCCTTACCAGGTGGGGCTAGTGATCGATGTGGTCTCAGGCCTGCGGTTGCAGGGCGGCGCCAGTAAACATGTGGGCGGGGCCAACCGGACCATCATCAAACTCGCCCAGCAGCTGCTCATCCACGAATCCGTCAACCTCGCCGGCGCCGCCGTGGGCCGGCTGGCGCGGATCGACCAGATGTACGACCTGGTATCGGGTAACATCTCGAGCGAGCTCCGCGGCAAGATCGACGTGATGGGGGCGAAGGTGGACCACCCGATGGCGAAATCGGTGGCCAAGGCGATCTGCCTGCTCCAGTACGTGAAGAGCATCCATCGGACCCCCGAAAACCTGGCGGCGACGCTCCACCCGGCCGTCGACGCCGGCTCGCAGCTTCCCGAGGTGAAACGCGCCCTCGAGGCGCTCGAACGGGCACACATGGTGCGCCGGGGCGAAGACGGATACCGCATCCCCTCGCCGGCCGAGGACGATTGGGAGCAGCAACGGGCCGCCATCCAACCCAAAACGGGCGACGTCTTCCAGCTCTACCAGGAAACCATCGACAGCCTCTGGAAACCCCAGCCCGGCCACACGCTGCACGGCGCCAAGGTGTTTAAGGCCGGCCTGTTCATCAACGGCCGGCTGGTGACCGAGGGCGACATCCCGGTTCATCTTTCGCTCGTGCAAAACGCACGCGAGGTAGACACCGAAGCGGAAGCCCTCCGCGCTCGCAGCCGGGCCGAAACCAAACAGGTGTTCTGGGCCGTCGCACTCGACGACGGGATCGACCGCGAGGCCGCCGAGGTGGTCCGCAGCCGCGAGATCCTCGCCCGCAAGGAGCGCAACGCCCGCACGAAAGACGAAACGGCACTAGTGCAGGAGGAAACGATCCGCCGGCGCCGGCACGAAAGCGAACTGCGGCGCCTCCTCAAAACAGCCCTGCTCACCGGCCAGGTCTTCTTCCGCGGCAACGACCGCAGCCCGGACGACCGCGCCGAGGAAGTGCCCCGCGCGGCCTCGCGGATCCTCGAACAGGTGCTGCCAGATGTCTACAACCGCTTCGAAGAGGCCGCGGCGCTGGTGAAGCCGAACGATCTGCTCGCCCTGATGAAACAGGACAGCCTGCGCGGACTCCCCCCGGTGTTCGCAGAGCTGAAGCTGCTGCGCGACCGCAACGGCGTGCCCGTGTTCGAAACCGAAAGCGGTCCCCTGGCCGAGGTGCTGGCGCAGATCGAAAATCGGGAAAGTTACGGCAACGCCGCCACCGGCAGCCAGCTCGCCGAATACTTCGACCGCGAGCCGTTTGGGTGGGCGTTCGACACCGTGCGGCTCTTCACGATCACCCTCCTGCGGGCGGACAAGATCGAGGCGATCAGCAAGGGGCAGGTGATCGACTCCGCCCTGAGCGTGCAGGCCAACGCCACGTTTAACAACAACAACCTCTTCAAGCAGGCCTCTTTCCAGCTCAAACGCGGGGTGGAGTTCGAGCAGCTGGTGGAAGCCGTCGCGGCGTTCGAGACGGTATTTGGCCAGCGCATTGCCGAGATCAACCAGGGGTTGATCGCGCGAGGCCTCCGCGACGCCGCGACCCGGCACGAGGCCGACCTCGACGGGGTGCACCGCAGCATGGTGCAGCACGGACTCCCCGGCGCCGATGTGCTGGCCGAGGCGCTGGAGAAACTGCGCAGCATCCGGACCGGAAACGAGGAACAGGCCATCAAGGTGTTTAACGGCACCCACGCCGGCCTCAAGGAAGCCATAAAACGGGGCGCCGAACTGGCCCAGGCGCTGGACACCCACGGGCTCAACATCGTCCGCCGCGCGCGGGAGACGCAGCGCCTGTGCTGGCCCTTCCTGAGCCAGGAAGACGACCTGGAGCCGGCCCTGCACGACCACGCCGGCCAGCTCGACGACCTCCTCCGCCGCGAAACGTTTTTTCGCGAACTCCCGCCCATCGATCACCACGCCTCGGCGCTCGCCGCCGCGTTTAAACACCGCTACGACGCCGCCGTTACGCAGCGCGACGCGGCCTACACGGCCGCCCTGCAGACCCTGCGCGAGACACCGGGGTGGGAGACGCTCGACGAGGCCCAGCAACGCCGCATCGCCGGCCCGCTCGAGCGCTTCACCGGTCCGCCGGACGACCAGCCCCCCATCCCCCAACTCCGCGCCGACATCGACGCCTGCCCCGGCCGGCTCGACAACGCCATCCGCGAATTGCGGACGCTGGTGGATGGCAACCGGATCGCCTCGGTCTCGGCCCGGGCCTACTTCAGCGGCGGGATCGAAACCGAAGAACAGCTCGACGCCGCCCTCCAGGGCCTCCGCGACGAATGCGCGAGCCTGATCGGCGCCGGGAAGAAGGTGCTGGTGCAGTAG